A DNA window from Bradyrhizobium sp. CCBAU 53421 contains the following coding sequences:
- a CDS encoding PaaI family thioesterase: MNEADPDFAPIETRIRDNVGRQGFMGLVGAEVAELSRGACTLAVDRRPELLQQHGLFHGGVTAFLVDNATTIAAATSRGQPALTAEYKLNLLSPASGDRLICRARVIKPGRQVAVVAADVFCIIDGKEKHTATALASIAMLDDQAAARIQSPA, encoded by the coding sequence ACGCGGATTCGCGACAATGTCGGCCGTCAGGGCTTCATGGGACTTGTCGGCGCCGAGGTGGCCGAACTGTCGCGCGGTGCGTGCACGCTCGCGGTCGACCGCCGGCCGGAGTTGTTGCAGCAGCACGGCCTGTTTCACGGCGGGGTGACGGCATTCCTGGTCGACAATGCCACCACGATCGCGGCGGCGACGTCGCGCGGCCAGCCGGCGCTGACGGCGGAGTACAAGCTGAACCTGCTGTCGCCTGCGTCGGGCGATCGTCTGATCTGCCGGGCGCGCGTGATCAAGCCGGGGCGTCAGGTCGCCGTCGTTGCAGCCGACGTGTTCTGCATCATCGACGGCAAGGAAAAGCACACCGCGACCGCACTGGCGTCGATCGCCATGCTCGACGATCAGGCGGCGGCACGAATCCAAAGCCCGGCCTGA
- the rplI gene encoding 50S ribosomal protein L9 produces MEVILLERVAKLGQMGEVVRVKDGFARNFLLKRGKALRATEANRAKYDGMKAELEANNIKAKGEAAVVAEKIDGRDIIIIRQASESGQLFGSVTVRDIVTALAADGVQVARPQVWLDSPIKVIGAQKVTIAVHPEVETSVTVTVARSAEEAERIKRGEDISTRQEDQDAAAEALAAAGEFFDPEAQHDDEAAPAPAAEEK; encoded by the coding sequence ATGGAAGTCATTCTGCTCGAACGCGTTGCCAAGCTTGGCCAGATGGGCGAAGTCGTGCGCGTCAAGGACGGGTTCGCCCGCAACTTCTTGCTGAAGCGCGGCAAGGCGCTGCGCGCGACCGAAGCGAACCGCGCCAAGTATGACGGCATGAAGGCCGAGCTCGAGGCCAACAACATCAAGGCCAAGGGCGAAGCCGCCGTGGTCGCCGAGAAGATCGACGGCCGCGACATCATCATCATCCGCCAGGCCTCCGAATCCGGCCAGCTGTTCGGCTCGGTCACGGTGCGCGACATCGTCACCGCGCTGGCTGCCGACGGCGTGCAGGTTGCCCGTCCGCAGGTCTGGCTCGACTCGCCGATCAAGGTGATCGGCGCGCAGAAGGTCACGATCGCGGTTCACCCCGAGGTCGAGACCAGCGTCACCGTGACGGTCGCCCGCTCCGCCGAAGAGGCCGAGCGCATCAAGCGCGGCGAGGACATCTCGACCCGCCAGGAAGACCAGGACGCTGCCGCCGAAGCGCTCGCCGCCGCCGGCGAATTCTTCGATCCGGAAGCCCAGCACGACGACGAGGCCGCGCCGGCTCCGGCTGCCGAAGAGAAGTAA